Genomic segment of Andrena cerasifolii isolate SP2316 chromosome 7, iyAndCera1_principal, whole genome shotgun sequence:
TTGCAAAATGTCGCGCGTCGATAATCTATCGACACTTATCTCGTCCGCTGACAAGCCCCATATGACTCACGCGCTCGTATACCCAGATACTGTACATAATTTCCATGCTAACCGGCACCGCTATGACAGCACTAATTAGTCCTACCACTTATCAGCAGACAGGATCGACTTTGACTAGGTAAACGATCGTTTTACGCTCGCTCGTATATCAAGCCAGCGGACGTACAATTTTCATGCCTAGCGAGAGTGAGACCCCGCTTCCACGGCCAATCCTGTTTAGCCTTGAATCCATTAGACTACTTCTGGACGTAGTCGCTGACGGAGCCGATTCGATTCGTTCAGACGAATCCGCGAAACTACTTTCACCGATTTCCAGGCGGAGATTCTTTAGCAAGTTACAGCGACAGTACGCCTCTGTTGCATAAAAGCGCTTCCCTGCTTCCCGCACCCCCGGCCAACGTTGCAACCTCGCAGAAATTTTCGCCACCGAGCCTCCCACCTTCTCGCCTCGCCCCATTCAAATCTGTTTGCTCGTTATCGGCTCTATCTCGAATGATCGTCGATGAAAGGTATCGGTCGAGCGGAACGGTTTCTCGACGCTCTCGAAAAAGGACGAGCCGCCGTCGTGGACGTCCCGATCGTGGGAACGTAATTCGTGCCTCGGTTCGGATGGGTCGCGACCTGTCTGCGAGTATTCGGGGTCCTCGCGTGTCCACGGAAACAATACACGGATGGATTGCGCGGACAACgttccagagttgggcaaaatgtaatctaattacaacttacaaattaggattAGAATGTAATTGCGtggttgattacacattattttctgtaatcgttcgtttaggtagttgacgaaaccaaatggtcaacgtGCATGCATTTTGAAACGCGTCATCAAAATCGCCCGCGAAACCATTTTAAAATCAATAATCTtattactcttatattttttatttattgtagaaatgtagttcaatcgatagaaaaaagttttactccattactgtaattcctgtcttcgcaataaattcctgagaatcgctgaatttatcggcgcgctaaccagaatggcCCCTTAATAGAAGATCGAATTATTGTTCCAGATGAATCGGAGAAGATCGACGGACCTGTGTCGGTGGCTACTCCTGGCAGGATTCCTATGCTGTTCATCCTGCCAAAGCGTTTCGTCCACCTTCGAGAACAAGACTGGTGAGTGGACGACGATTTCGTTTCGCTGGTAGCAGTAGCAGATATTAGCGGTAGACCATCATCGGATAAAGTTAGACACCGTAGATTTATGAAACGTTAGATTACGTAGTCATCGAGGCATCCATGTTTGCGCGCGGATAGACAACGATAGCTTTGATCGGTGGCCCGCCTTGCGGATACTTTGACCGCCGCGGGTAAACGTTGAAACCGTCAGGATTCAGGAAGCTCTGGAAGCCAGCTTCGCGGTGCCAGATGTGGAGCCGTGCCCTCAAACGTGCAATCGCGAGCTCGCGATTTTATTTGCGCGAGGAATTTCCGCGGCGGAAACGTATTTCCCCTATTCTCGAGGGCGTAGGTGCGAGGTGAAGTATTCAGAAGTGCTATCGATCGAAAGGATGATTTGACCCGCGAGCTGATTCTTCCGTTCCCTTTCGGAGCGGTTGAAGCTTCTCGATCGCCGCGtaatatttcatgaaaaaaaaaaaaaatgtatcgctATTGCCGAGAAATTTTGTGCACGCGTGCATGCTTGTGGCCTGAGCGTGTGTGCCGGGTCAGTAGGTCACTCAGCTCAGTGCTAAAAGAACACTCACGCGTGTCGATACACATACGACGTAGGAAAACGCCTGTATTCACGCTCGCGCTAGCGTGTTTCAAGTATCGACTCATTCCGCGTATGCCTACCTTGGTTACCAATTAGCTTGTCCTGCTCGGTGTTCGCCGAGAACCTCGGCGTCTTTAGCGACGCGACGCTGGTCGCGTGTACTCGTAGCGATTAGTGGCTGGATGTTCGTTAACACGGAATTAGTTGGCGATAAAGTGCAGACTTGTCCCTGCGGCGTGCAGGCACGCTCTTTCAGTCATTAGCGCTTAAAAGCTCAAACTAAACTGAGATCTGCGAGTCAGAAACGCGCGTTCGTTGCCGTTAGCCAGTCTTCAAAGAGTCGCGCATGAACCAGACGTTAAAGCGCGAGGAAATAATGCGCGAAGCTTTTAAAACGAGAACGCACTTGCGCCACTGAAGCTAACTTTTAATACGGCTCTCGTCAGTCCTGCAGGATTTCTGCGACGTATTTCCTAGCTTCTTTCCCCTGGAATATTAAGAATTTTCGACGGAATAAATTCTCGCAATGAAAGACGGGAAGACTGAGCGAAAAGAAAGCGACTGCAGGTTTTTCTTACGCGTATATTACACGCGTTTCGCGGCCCGTCCTGGTGCGATTTCGGCTAGGTACTCGGCGCTGCTTTTCCCCGGCTATCGCGGacggaaaaggaaggaaaagtaAGGGAAAGTAATCGAGAAGATGGAAGAAGTATTCGGCACGGTAATTAAGATGGCATCAGCGTACCCTTTAACGGCAGCGGTTCAAGCCTCGTAACAATAAATCCGGGACGCGGAAGAAATTCGTTCCCCTCGTCTGGGCGACGGCACGAACTGCAAGCTCTTAACCTTAATGAATCTTTGCTCAGTCGTCGACGAATGGAGCAGTTCTCTCGAAAACAGCCGGCTCTGCGTACCTTCGTTTGCTTTAGCGTGCGCGCAATACCTGCGAGCAATCGTCCCGACGCTCGCGCCTTTCAGTTTCTCGCGAGTTCCGAGACGAAGAATTCTTCGTCCTCCCTGTTCTCGCGCGGTGCCGCAGATCGGTTAAGTCGATAGCTCAACGGATGACTCCTAGAATCGCCTCGTGATCTGTTAAAACTCCTTGAAGCAATTACTCGGTCACAGTGTCGGTGCTGCGTGGAGTATCTCTCGGTAAAATATGCATCGCGCAAGCTGCAAAACTTGGCGGATGATACGTCTAGCCATGAATTATGCAGAAATGGGACGAGAGATGCAGGGAGAGACAGGGAGAGGAGAGGGATAGTGTGCCAGCGGAGTAACCGTGTTCGCTGTTCGCGTACGTTTCTGCGGCTATGGATGTGCCCAGCATCCGCGCAACTGTGTTgcgtcgcgtgacacgtgtatTTATGCGACATGACTCGAGTAGTGGCGCCTGCAGGCCGTTTTGCCCCCGTGGGACGTTCAGAGACACCAGCGTGCCTCTGTCCACTCGGCTTGCCGATGAAACATTTATCCCGCCCGTCGGTGCTCGTAACGAGAAACGGGAGGAAGGAAAGATAGGAGGAGCTGGGAGCGATTCTAGCCACGCGACTCCTTCCTCCCCGAACCAGAATTTTCCCTCCTTCCGCGGTCCGGCGACCGCGAAATTTCCTTCCCGACCACTCGACACTTGTTGTAGTACGCTTGCCAGACTTAGAGCTCGAATTAGAAAATCGACCACGTGCTCCATTCCCATTCGATATCCCGCGAGGAAGCTTGCCGATAATGGCTCTCGAGAGCTCGCGTTTTCTCTTGCATTATCGAGTCAGTGGACGTTTCTATTTCCACTATCTGTACCGTGTCCATGGCGGACGAGAGCATCATTAATGCTCGCGGACCGAGTACGGCCGCGTAGGAAATGCGCCAAGCCGCGTTACCTTTAAACCGAGACAGAGCAGAGAAATCTCCTTGTCATAATCGATAGAGAGTTCTTTTTCCGAGCGACCAGCGAACACACTTCGGGCTGGCTCCGTCGCGCTTTAGACGCTGATAGCTTCAACTGCAACCTGTTCCCTTTGCAAGTTGGATTCGCGAACGCCTGCGGCGAGTACCTGCGATGTCTGCCTGCGTAAGAGATACCTACTATGTAGCGCGAATAGTCGACGAACCGAATGACTCCCAGCCGAGTCTGACGACGTTCAAATGAAAGTCGGGAGGCGTAGAGTAGTTTGAAGTTGGATAAGAGGAAATATCGCGAGTGGCCAGTGAAAATTTATAGCTAACCTGCGAAACAGCTATGCAAATCATTCATCCATTTTCACATTCTACCAAGAGCTACGAAGCCGCGTTGCGTTCGATTTTATGATCATTGAGGAACCGCGACGTTAGTAATACGGCTATGATAAATCAGTCGAAGCACTGGCCCGGTAGTAGAGGGAAACGTACAATAAAACGGGAAGCGATTAATCAGCACGAGGCGCGTCGTTGTTCGAGACACTGCCGATTTATTTAAGCTGGACCTTGGGTGGTATGATCGTTCGTATCGGATATTTATCCCACACTCTATCGAAGCGCTTCGCGCGCTCGTTCTATTGTCTGTCGAGTCACGAACGTGAGCGGAATATTTCTGTTCGCAGGTCAAGACGAGAGCAAACCACGCGTCTTTTCACCTCGAATGGACTACGACGAGTGGACGCCTCTCGGCCGCGGGGATCCATTAAAGAACAATCCGACCTTCGATTACGTGCCTCCCGTTCTCGATAGAGTACAATACTGGCTGGACTCTCACACAACCGAGCCGTCTGCGAAGCGCGACATTCTTGTTCTGGGCGTCACCGCGAAGAAGACCAGCCCGAAAATACCCGATCAGTTCCTAAAGTTCGTCGACGGGCCGAAGTTCGCGAGACCGAACCACGAGCTGTCTTTCAGGAACGACTTCACCGGTAGCACCGGCGCGGAGCCACCGAAAGTCCTGCGGACCACGAGCTTCAGGAACGGGCCGATCGATTACAGGAATCAGAACAGGATACAGTCGGTGCCGGCTAGCTATTACCCTAGTCCGTACTTTAATCAAAAGGCCAAGCCGTACACGATGATGCTACCGCCGCCGTTGGTCCAGAAGGATAAGCTGGTGAGCTTCGTAGAGCCGACGCAACAGTTCAGCACGCAAACGGAGGAAGGGCCGGTGATCCAGGAGTCGCAGTTCTACGCGATACCACCGAAGAGTTACAACCAACCTCCACCGTCGCAGACTCCTGCCAAGCAACAGCAACAGTCGGTCAACTCCTCGAAGCCGTCGAGCAAAGGCGTCATGGTCTCTCAGATTGAAACGATAAAGAGCGTGTACACTCCGTCCCTGCCGCAGCCTACGAAGTCGCGGTACGAAACCATCACCACGCCATCCGTCTCCTTCGAGAAATCCAATTTGATTTACCAGTCCACTCAAACGCTTTCCGGTGGCTGGCCAGGTAGCAACGGTCCCGTCTCCACGCCTACCACGTCCGACCATTCCACTTGGCAGCCACCGGACTATTCCCGCGACCACTACGACATCGATCACCACGTCGCGGCGTCGTCGCAGCACGAGGTGGTTGTCGAGCAGAACGCGAACATAATCGTCGACGGGGAGAGCAACGAGAACGAAGAAGTGGTCGTGGGCCAGAAAGAGGCAGCCGCCACGTCGGACAAACTGACACCGACCGCTTCGAACCTCGCTCCCCCGTCGACCAACTCCTCGTCGGACATCAGCAACGGAGACGACGAAGAGGAGACGCTGGCCGGCCAGTCTGGCGAGAAGATGCACATCGTCGTCGCTAATTCTCCCGCTACCCTGGACACTGAAACGCACAATGCGAAAATGGCACCGGTGGCTGTGGTGATGCCGACCAACTATTCGGAGAAGAAGCTAAATCTCACCTCGCAAGAGACGATGCTGTTGGAGTCGACGACGCCCGAAACCGAAGCAACGAGCGAAAACACCTCTAAATCTCGACCCGAGCTTGCGAGAAACCCGGCCACCGGGTTCCCGATCTTCCTGGAGGAATCCCAGTCTCCTCAATTTCCAGCTATTGTGCCGAATAAAATGATTCCGTCCCATCATCAACACCCGCCGCCTCTTTCCCGACACCCCGCCAATTCCGTTCACGCGTTTGGATCCCCGCAAGCTCCCCTTCAGTCCATGATGCATCCCCAGTCCAGACCTAACCACGCGATGATGCACTTCCTCGGCAGTATGCGCCCGAGTATCGGCTTTCGACTGCCAGGCTCGATGTCGATTTTTCCACCGATGACGCACATGCACGCACCGCCGCCTATGAAACCCATGCCGAATCAGATGGGTTCGTCGATAGCCGTGGATCAATCCCATCGACAGCCCCCGCAGATGCCAGACTTCCCCGTAGCATTCACCAACCCGCCAACCCCCTCGCCCTTGGCGGAGGATCACTCGTTCGATCATCATCGATCCCGTATTCCGGATATGACGACTTTGCTCACCACCACGCCTACCCCCTTCTTGCCAACCGTCTCCTCCACAGAGAATTTATCGCCGTTCGTTGCCACGGACAACCAGGACCCGGGAAGAATCAATCATTCTCCTCTGGGGACAGCGCTGGACAAGGAGAAAGAAGAGAACTCGAGGGACGACGAGGCGGCCCGCGTGGTATCGACCACCATGTCCCCGCAGGTAACCACTTTGCCCAGCCTCACCACGGATCCAATTTTCTCGCACTACAAGCAGCCAGCCAAGCCTATGCGAGGACCGATGTACCTTATCATTCAAGGCCACTCGAAGGTGAAGACCTACAAGCCCACGGTGACCAAGCACGACTACCCGGTGGCGAAGAACGAGATCGCGGGAAGCGTGACCGAGAGGCAGCTGTCCAAGTTCGAGCAGTTCGTTAACGAGAATACGAAGAGCGGCGCTGCGACTAACGCGGCGGCTGGGAAAAAGGAGGCGGAGGAGAAAGCGCGGGCCGAGAAGCTCGCGCAAGCTCGGCAGGGTAACCTGATGAGCCTCGTCGAGAGCGGCTTGGGCAGCTTCACCGTGTCGCCTTCCGTTTCCGTTGCCGCATCCGCCACGGAGGAGGAGCACCAGCCGAACTCGGTGACGATGATCGAGATCAACGGCAACTAGGGCCCGTTCACCTTGGAGAAACGTACGTTACGGGCGCTCCGCGTCGGCCGCAAGGGAATCAGCCGCAGACGAGCCAGGCTGGGCATCGATTCTGGTACCTGACCCGGCAGTTCGGTTCAGCAAAAGCGATTCGGCGAACGCGCGGATCTGAACATTCGCGCGGCTATCCGGCGAATCGAGGCGGCTGAAAAACCGACGCCGACGCGCAAAGTGTCTTTCGCTGTTCCGCAGCTTCGGTTTCGAGATGACGATGGTAATTTGTCGGTGACAATCGCAGCCGACGAGGCGCGTCTCGCTGGTTACTTCGTAAGACtctgttgttgttattattattattattattattattattattaccattacgtTTTCCtcgttatttattattttatcataTAATTTCGCAGTCACCTTCGTAGAGGCTGAACGCGGTCGGTTCGCGATCGAGCGTACCTGCCGCGGTCTCATTCTTCATGAGAGAAGCGCGCCAATTTCTAATGTGccagtatacatatacatatacatatatttatatatactatACGTACAGGGACATACATATGAGATACACATAGGTGACTCGTCGTGGCGGGTTGGCGGCTAGCGGATTGCTCAACGAATTTAGACGGATCGCGCGGGGGGAAAAAGTTGCTGCACGTGCTCATCGCCGTCGCCAAGATCGATCTCCCACTGGAGATAGTCTCGATACCACTTTCAGCGCCGAGCTGTTGGTCCCCATTCGGTGCACATTAATTACTGAAATATCCGAGTAGTTAACGACGACGATCTTGCCGAGGCAAGGCCATTTGGATATTTATCGAAGCTGAACGTCAGGGACGGGCTTCTACTTaggatcatatttattatagtAGCTAATAATTATTGCGATCAAAGTATTTATTGCATCGTTATGGTAATTCACGACTCGAGGAAACTCTACGGCATACATACATAACTACATATacagatatacatacatatgtgctctctctctctctctatctctctctctctctctctcggtttAACGTAGACACGATCGACGCAACGAGGTACCCTTTGCTCGTGGTCTCGGTATTCATCCGTTTCGTGACCGATCGGGGATCGGTATAATATTTCACGGATTTCCAAGTGTACGGTAGCCAGATTAGCGTAGGTCGTTCTATTCGAAAAAGAAACATGTTATTTATTGTTAGACGAACGAGAAATGCTCCATGTGACTTACATTACACTATTATTAACACTAGTCTTACGTTCACCAGTTACCACACATATCGCGTCTACTATATCTACTAACATCAACTTTGTACCCTTCCCTTTTCCCCGTAGAAATTGGTAGCTGTCAATCGTGTCCGCGATACCGccaaacgaaagaaaaaaaaaaaaaagcactgCTCAAGCGTATCTTCGGCATCGTCGATATACCTACACGAGACGGACACAGACTGCGAGCATTCACTTCGTACGTACTATAGATGTGTACTGTGTTACATACGATAATTGTACCTGACGGTCACACGTTCTGTTGTTTTCTTCGGTTTATCAATAAACTAGCGCAATACCGATATCGATGTGCTGCACAATTTGTCGCTCGGAGCTCCTCGGTTTCGTAGACCGTTCGCGCTACGAATTATCCTCGCCTCGTTTGCTGCTCCAGCCGTCCTCGCGGGTGTTTCTAACGCCGTTAGATGAGATAGTGCCTGATTAGGTGCGTCGATTAAAAATCCCGCGCGAGCGACGTTTGTCGAGCACGCAGCGCGACGCTCGCATCGAAGGAACGACGATCGATTACACGCCCATCGTATTATTCATCGGGAAGGGCATCCCCCCGGGGCCATCCGCAGGGTCAAAGCTGCCGAAACGgtacttggtctcgatttatcGCCGCTAATGATCCTTAATTCTCGCCCTCGACTTCTCCCTCGGTGTCAGCTTCGCGTTTCTCCGAAGACTCTCCGGCCAGGAGTACCCGCTGCATCCTCTATAATCATCACGGCGAATGAAAAGTTACAGCTCCGCGCGTACTGTGTCGCGCGGCTTCGGCAAAGACGCGCGGAGTCTCCGTTCTCCTTCGAATCCCCCCGCAGGTGCATAGAGGAGAGTCGGGTCAAGGGATTTCGCCTAATCCGCAGGCGCTTATTGAAACGGTGTGGGGGGGAAGGATAGGGGATAAGAAGGGGGGGGGATAAGGAGAAAAGTAGCTGTGTATGTGCGTGGCAAAGAAAGGAACGCGAGAAACGTCTGGCGAGGTTGAAGGGTGGCGGAGTGAAGCCAGAGGAAGCTGAAATGGgcagaaggaggaggtcggGGTGCACCGAAAGCACGAATTTAAGGTTAATTTATGGCGTAATTTAGTTTCAATGTCGGTAGCATAAATCTCCCGCGGAGGACAGGGGTCCGGGCCCCGCGACGTGCGTGCCGAGAAAAAAGTCGACGAAATAAAGTTACCGGCACGTAGAAGCTGGCCTGCAACGGACTGCACCGGTATCTCTCTTCTCCAGACATCtcccttctttttcttcgtttccctcttaagcatttgcttttcGCTTAGCTCCGTTCCCATCGCGCCTCCGCCTCCgatcaatttaatttaataattaactcGTAATTAACATTTGCTACTCGGCTGTTGGCCGGCATCGATCCAAACCCTCCGCTCCGCGTCCCGGCAACCGATTCGTCGTCGATTCCTAGATTAACGAGCGCCGCGGCGCGAGTATCCGGCCGCGGCGTTGGAAGAGCGGGAGGAATACCGAAACACTACCGAACGTAGATCCCAGCCGAGATTAACCGATCGAGGCTCGAGAAAGGGTGTTTCCCGACAGCTTGAAAGATCGCCCGATCAGCAAGAAAAATGTTCTCGCAACAAAGTTGCTGGAAGAAAGTGGGGACCGGTTCGCACCTACGGGTATCCTTAAGgtccctttccttcctttcccttCGAAGATGAATTGCGCGTGATAAGGAGGATCGTGCGAACCCCGCGCTTCGCCGTGGCGTAAATGCTAATAGAGCGTTCGGAGATTTTTCGTCGGGGTGCGAAAGAGGCGAGACCGTCCTCCTCTCACCTTCTATTGTGACTTTCGACAGCGTTCGTTCCGCGCTTCTATTCGAAAGGAAACAGCACCGTAATGGTGGAGGCAGCGGAACAACGAGCGGTGTGCAAAGTGGGTCGTATGACTCGAGTTAAAGCGACATTGTAAAGCTGAAAGGATCGATCGCCGGCGTTGCGTCGCGGTCCGCTCGGAAGGCTATCATCTTGAACGAGGATACGGTCACGTTCCTGTAGAGTGTACACTCGCGGCGCGGTGTACCTGTTCGGGGCTCGAAGGGAGCACGCGGAACGTGAGAAAA
This window contains:
- the LOC143371123 gene encoding uncharacterized protein LOC143371123, whose protein sequence is MNRRRSTDLCRWLLLAGFLCCSSCQSVSSTFENKTGQDESKPRVFSPRMDYDEWTPLGRGDPLKNNPTFDYVPPVLDRVQYWLDSHTTEPSAKRDILVLGVTAKKTSPKIPDQFLKFVDGPKFARPNHELSFRNDFTGSTGAEPPKVLRTTSFRNGPIDYRNQNRIQSVPASYYPSPYFNQKAKPYTMMLPPPLVQKDKLVSFVEPTQQFSTQTEEGPVIQESQFYAIPPKSYNQPPPSQTPAKQQQQSVNSSKPSSKGVMVSQIETIKSVYTPSLPQPTKSRYETITTPSVSFEKSNLIYQSTQTLSGGWPGSNGPVSTPTTSDHSTWQPPDYSRDHYDIDHHVAASSQHEVVVEQNANIIVDGESNENEEVVVGQKEAAATSDKLTPTASNLAPPSTNSSSDISNGDDEEETLAGQSGEKMHIVVANSPATLDTETHNAKMAPVAVVMPTNYSEKKLNLTSQETMLLESTTPETEATSENTSKSRPELARNPATGFPIFLEESQSPQFPAIVPNKMIPSHHQHPPPLSRHPANSVHAFGSPQAPLQSMMHPQSRPNHAMMHFLGSMRPSIGFRLPGSMSIFPPMTHMHAPPPMKPMPNQMGSSIAVDQSHRQPPQMPDFPVAFTNPPTPSPLAEDHSFDHHRSRIPDMTTLLTTTPTPFLPTVSSTENLSPFVATDNQDPGRINHSPLGTALDKEKEENSRDDEAARVVSTTMSPQVTTLPSLTTDPIFSHYKQPAKPMRGPMYLIIQGHSKVKTYKPTVTKHDYPVAKNEIAGSVTERQLSKFEQFVNENTKSGAATNAAAGKKEAEEKARAEKLAQARQGNLMSLVESGLGSFTVSPSVSVAASATEEEHQPNSVTMIEINGN